A window from Danio aesculapii chromosome 6, fDanAes4.1, whole genome shotgun sequence encodes these proteins:
- the cnga3a gene encoding cyclic nucleotide-gated channel cone photoreceptor subunit alpha isoform X1, which translates to MAKICTEQSYPSQHRLSVRASEDELDHTENGASRPHSLCDDNSSDIQGIVSTEGSSRSSFTGAGAMARLTQFVIVLRNWATHRLHREVERPDSFLERFRGPDLKDISSRGSNARSSIGLPDRPHKRKKANPWPLAVYNMNNCNNTDDKKEDKKEEIKKDGDKKEEKKDEKEEKKDEKKEEKKDEKEEKKDEKKDEKKDEKKDEKKDEKKDEKKDDKKDDKKDDKKKDAPPLPKEVWIMDPASDKYYRWLSIIAAPVFYNLMMLVTRACFNELQNTYTILWIVLDYTSDAIYYTDTFVRSRTGFLEQGLLVKDSKKLINNYRTIPQFKYDMISMIPTDFFMLKVGFNNPELRFNRLFKMARLFEFFDRTETRTNYPNIFRISNLVLYILVIIHWNACIFFAISKTIGFGTDTWVYPNISHPEYGRLARKYIYCLYWSTLTLTTIGETPPPVRDIEYLFVVMDFLIGVLIFATIVGNVGAMISNMNASRAEFQAKIDSIKQYMQFRKVSKDLEARVIKWFDYLWTEKKTCDEKEVLKNLPDKLKAEIAINVHLDTLKKVRIFQDCEAGLLIELVLKLQPQVFSPGDYICKKGDIGREMYIIKEGKLAVVADDGITQFVVLSDGAYFGEISILGIKGSKAGNRRTANIRSVGYSDLFALSKDDLVEALTEYPDAKKALEEKGKAILRKDNLLDEAVAAAGADPKDLEEKIHRLEGNLDIMTGKFAKLMAEYTSYQGKIKQRITNMENKVKTLRPEDLSEVIEDKKEEEKKTK; encoded by the exons GCCTCATTCTCTATGTGACGACAACTCCTCTGACATTCAGGGGATTGTTTCCACTGAGGGATCCAGTAGAAGCTCTTTTACAGGTGCTGGGGCCATGGCGAG GCTCACTCAGTTCGTGATAGTGCTGAGGAACTGGGCCACACACAGGCTTCACAGAGAGGTTGAGCGTCCTGACTCCTTCTTAGAGCGATTTCGTGGACCAGACCTCAAAGACATATCTAGCAGAGGGAGTAATGCCCGATCCTCTATAGGCCTTCCCGACAGGCCTCATAAGAGGAa AAAAGCCAATCCCTGGCCTCTGGCAGTTTACAATATGAACAACTGCAACAACACAGATGA CAAAAAAGAGGACAAAAaggaggaaataaaaaaagatggaGACAAAAAGGAAGAGAAAAAAGATGAGAAGGAAGAGAAAAAAGATGAGAAAAAGGAAGAGAAAAAAGATGAGAAGGAAGAGAAAAAAGATGAGAAAAAGGATGAAAAGAAGGACGAGAAAAAAGACGAAAAGAAGGATGAGAAAAAGGACGAAAAGAAGGATGATAAGAAAGATGATAAAAAAGATGATAAAAAGAAAGATGCTCCTCCTCTGCC GAAGGAAGTGTGGATCATGGATCCGGCTTCAGACAAGTATTACAGATGGCTGTCCATCATTGCAGCTCCAGTGTTTTACAACCTGATGATGCTGGTGACGAG GGCCTGTTTCAACGAGCTTCAGAACACTTACACAATACTCTGGATAGTCCTGGACTACACTTCAGATGCAATCTACTACACGGACACGTTTGTCAGGTCCAGAACAG GTTTCTTGGAACAGGGTCTCCTCGTCAAGGACTCCAAAAAGCTGATAAACAATTACAGGACAATCCCACAGTTCAAATACGACATGATCTCCATGATCCCCACAGATTTCTTTATGCTAAAAGTGGGATTCAACAACCCTGAACTTCGCTTCAACCGTCTCTTCAAAATGGCTCGTCTCTTCGAGTTCTTCGACCGCACGGAAACCCGAACAAACTACCCCAACATTTTCCGCATCAGCAACCTCGTGCTATACATCCTCGTCATCATCCACTGGAATGCTTGCATCTTCTTTGCCATTTCCAAAACCATCGGCTTTGGGACCGACACCTGGGTGTATCCCAACATCAGCCACCCCGAATATGGACGCCTGGCCAGAAAATACATCTACTGTTTGTACTGGTCCACTCTCACCCTCACCACCATCGGAGAAACGCCGCCTCCAGTCAGAGACATCGAGTACCTATTTGTAGTCATGGACTTCCTTATCGGCGTGCTGATTTTCGCTACCATTGTCGGTAATGTCGGCGCCATGATCTCCAACATGAACGCATCCCGTGCTGAATTCCAAGCCAAGATTGACTCCATTAAGCAGTACATGCAGTTTCGTAAGGTCAGCAAAGACCTGGAGGCCAGAGTCATCAAATGGTTTGACTACCTCTGGACAGAAAAGAAGACCTGCGATGAGAAGGAGGTCTTGAAGAATCTTCCAGACAAGCTCAAAGCTGAGATCGCCATTAACGTCCATCTGGACACCCTGAAGAAGGTGCGAATCTTCCAAGATTGCGAAGCCGGACTTCTGATTGAGTTGGTGTTGAAGCTGCAACCTCAAGTCTTCAGTCCTGGAgattatatatgtaaaaaagGCGACATCGGTCGAGAAATGTACATCATTAAAGAAGGAAAACTCGCTGTTGTGGCTGatgatggcatcacacagttTGTTGTCCTCAGCGATGGCGCTTATTTTGGAGAAATCAGCATCCTTGGGATCAAAGGCAGTAAAGCTGGAAACAGAAGAACGGCAAATATTCGTAGCGTCGGCTACTCTGACCTTTTTGCTCTCTCAAAAGACGACCTGGTGGAAGCGCTTACTGAGTATCCCGATGCCAAAAAAGCCCTGGAGGAGAAAGGAAAGGCCATTTTAAGAAAGGATAATCTTCTGGACGAAGCGGTGGCGGCTGCAGGAGCTGATCCTAAAGATCTGGAGGAGAAGATTCACCGCCTCGAGGGAAACCTTGACATTATGACTGGCAAATTCGCCAAGCTGATGGCAGAGTACACGTCCTACCAGGGCAAGATCAAGCAGAGGATCACCAACATGGAGAATAAAGTGAAAACGCTGCGGCCCGAAGACCTGTCTGAGGTGATCGAGGACAAAAAGGAAGAGGAGAAGAAGACAAAATAG
- the cnga3a gene encoding cyclic nucleotide-gated cation channel alpha-3 isoform X3 → MAKICTEQSYPSQHRLSVRASEDELDHTENGASRPHSLCDDNSSDIQGIVSTEGSSRSSFTGAGAMARLTQFVIVLRNWATHRLHREVERPDSFLERFRGPDLKDISSRGSNARSSIGLPDRPHKRKKEVWIMDPASDKYYRWLSIIAAPVFYNLMMLVTRACFNELQNTYTILWIVLDYTSDAIYYTDTFVRSRTGFLEQGLLVKDSKKLINNYRTIPQFKYDMISMIPTDFFMLKVGFNNPELRFNRLFKMARLFEFFDRTETRTNYPNIFRISNLVLYILVIIHWNACIFFAISKTIGFGTDTWVYPNISHPEYGRLARKYIYCLYWSTLTLTTIGETPPPVRDIEYLFVVMDFLIGVLIFATIVGNVGAMISNMNASRAEFQAKIDSIKQYMQFRKVSKDLEARVIKWFDYLWTEKKTCDEKEVLKNLPDKLKAEIAINVHLDTLKKVRIFQDCEAGLLIELVLKLQPQVFSPGDYICKKGDIGREMYIIKEGKLAVVADDGITQFVVLSDGAYFGEISILGIKGSKAGNRRTANIRSVGYSDLFALSKDDLVEALTEYPDAKKALEEKGKAILRKDNLLDEAVAAAGADPKDLEEKIHRLEGNLDIMTGKFAKLMAEYTSYQGKIKQRITNMENKVKTLRPEDLSEVIEDKKEEEKKTK, encoded by the exons GCCTCATTCTCTATGTGACGACAACTCCTCTGACATTCAGGGGATTGTTTCCACTGAGGGATCCAGTAGAAGCTCTTTTACAGGTGCTGGGGCCATGGCGAG GCTCACTCAGTTCGTGATAGTGCTGAGGAACTGGGCCACACACAGGCTTCACAGAGAGGTTGAGCGTCCTGACTCCTTCTTAGAGCGATTTCGTGGACCAGACCTCAAAGACATATCTAGCAGAGGGAGTAATGCCCGATCCTCTATAGGCCTTCCCGACAGGCCTCATAAGAGGAa GAAGGAAGTGTGGATCATGGATCCGGCTTCAGACAAGTATTACAGATGGCTGTCCATCATTGCAGCTCCAGTGTTTTACAACCTGATGATGCTGGTGACGAG GGCCTGTTTCAACGAGCTTCAGAACACTTACACAATACTCTGGATAGTCCTGGACTACACTTCAGATGCAATCTACTACACGGACACGTTTGTCAGGTCCAGAACAG GTTTCTTGGAACAGGGTCTCCTCGTCAAGGACTCCAAAAAGCTGATAAACAATTACAGGACAATCCCACAGTTCAAATACGACATGATCTCCATGATCCCCACAGATTTCTTTATGCTAAAAGTGGGATTCAACAACCCTGAACTTCGCTTCAACCGTCTCTTCAAAATGGCTCGTCTCTTCGAGTTCTTCGACCGCACGGAAACCCGAACAAACTACCCCAACATTTTCCGCATCAGCAACCTCGTGCTATACATCCTCGTCATCATCCACTGGAATGCTTGCATCTTCTTTGCCATTTCCAAAACCATCGGCTTTGGGACCGACACCTGGGTGTATCCCAACATCAGCCACCCCGAATATGGACGCCTGGCCAGAAAATACATCTACTGTTTGTACTGGTCCACTCTCACCCTCACCACCATCGGAGAAACGCCGCCTCCAGTCAGAGACATCGAGTACCTATTTGTAGTCATGGACTTCCTTATCGGCGTGCTGATTTTCGCTACCATTGTCGGTAATGTCGGCGCCATGATCTCCAACATGAACGCATCCCGTGCTGAATTCCAAGCCAAGATTGACTCCATTAAGCAGTACATGCAGTTTCGTAAGGTCAGCAAAGACCTGGAGGCCAGAGTCATCAAATGGTTTGACTACCTCTGGACAGAAAAGAAGACCTGCGATGAGAAGGAGGTCTTGAAGAATCTTCCAGACAAGCTCAAAGCTGAGATCGCCATTAACGTCCATCTGGACACCCTGAAGAAGGTGCGAATCTTCCAAGATTGCGAAGCCGGACTTCTGATTGAGTTGGTGTTGAAGCTGCAACCTCAAGTCTTCAGTCCTGGAgattatatatgtaaaaaagGCGACATCGGTCGAGAAATGTACATCATTAAAGAAGGAAAACTCGCTGTTGTGGCTGatgatggcatcacacagttTGTTGTCCTCAGCGATGGCGCTTATTTTGGAGAAATCAGCATCCTTGGGATCAAAGGCAGTAAAGCTGGAAACAGAAGAACGGCAAATATTCGTAGCGTCGGCTACTCTGACCTTTTTGCTCTCTCAAAAGACGACCTGGTGGAAGCGCTTACTGAGTATCCCGATGCCAAAAAAGCCCTGGAGGAGAAAGGAAAGGCCATTTTAAGAAAGGATAATCTTCTGGACGAAGCGGTGGCGGCTGCAGGAGCTGATCCTAAAGATCTGGAGGAGAAGATTCACCGCCTCGAGGGAAACCTTGACATTATGACTGGCAAATTCGCCAAGCTGATGGCAGAGTACACGTCCTACCAGGGCAAGATCAAGCAGAGGATCACCAACATGGAGAATAAAGTGAAAACGCTGCGGCCCGAAGACCTGTCTGAGGTGATCGAGGACAAAAAGGAAGAGGAGAAGAAGACAAAATAG
- the cnga3a gene encoding cyclic nucleotide-gated channel cone photoreceptor subunit alpha isoform X2: protein MAKICTEQSYPSQHRLSVRASEDELDHTENGASRPHSLCDDNSSDIQGIVSTEGSSRSSFTGAGAMARLHREVERPDSFLERFRGPDLKDISSRGSNARSSIGLPDRPHKRKKANPWPLAVYNMNNCNNTDDKKEDKKEEIKKDGDKKEEKKDEKEEKKDEKKEEKKDEKEEKKDEKKDEKKDEKKDEKKDEKKDEKKDDKKDDKKDDKKKDAPPLPKEVWIMDPASDKYYRWLSIIAAPVFYNLMMLVTRACFNELQNTYTILWIVLDYTSDAIYYTDTFVRSRTGFLEQGLLVKDSKKLINNYRTIPQFKYDMISMIPTDFFMLKVGFNNPELRFNRLFKMARLFEFFDRTETRTNYPNIFRISNLVLYILVIIHWNACIFFAISKTIGFGTDTWVYPNISHPEYGRLARKYIYCLYWSTLTLTTIGETPPPVRDIEYLFVVMDFLIGVLIFATIVGNVGAMISNMNASRAEFQAKIDSIKQYMQFRKVSKDLEARVIKWFDYLWTEKKTCDEKEVLKNLPDKLKAEIAINVHLDTLKKVRIFQDCEAGLLIELVLKLQPQVFSPGDYICKKGDIGREMYIIKEGKLAVVADDGITQFVVLSDGAYFGEISILGIKGSKAGNRRTANIRSVGYSDLFALSKDDLVEALTEYPDAKKALEEKGKAILRKDNLLDEAVAAAGADPKDLEEKIHRLEGNLDIMTGKFAKLMAEYTSYQGKIKQRITNMENKVKTLRPEDLSEVIEDKKEEEKKTK from the exons GCCTCATTCTCTATGTGACGACAACTCCTCTGACATTCAGGGGATTGTTTCCACTGAGGGATCCAGTAGAAGCTCTTTTACAGGTGCTGGGGCCATGGCGAG GCTTCACAGAGAGGTTGAGCGTCCTGACTCCTTCTTAGAGCGATTTCGTGGACCAGACCTCAAAGACATATCTAGCAGAGGGAGTAATGCCCGATCCTCTATAGGCCTTCCCGACAGGCCTCATAAGAGGAa AAAAGCCAATCCCTGGCCTCTGGCAGTTTACAATATGAACAACTGCAACAACACAGATGA CAAAAAAGAGGACAAAAaggaggaaataaaaaaagatggaGACAAAAAGGAAGAGAAAAAAGATGAGAAGGAAGAGAAAAAAGATGAGAAAAAGGAAGAGAAAAAAGATGAGAAGGAAGAGAAAAAAGATGAGAAAAAGGATGAAAAGAAGGACGAGAAAAAAGACGAAAAGAAGGATGAGAAAAAGGACGAAAAGAAGGATGATAAGAAAGATGATAAAAAAGATGATAAAAAGAAAGATGCTCCTCCTCTGCC GAAGGAAGTGTGGATCATGGATCCGGCTTCAGACAAGTATTACAGATGGCTGTCCATCATTGCAGCTCCAGTGTTTTACAACCTGATGATGCTGGTGACGAG GGCCTGTTTCAACGAGCTTCAGAACACTTACACAATACTCTGGATAGTCCTGGACTACACTTCAGATGCAATCTACTACACGGACACGTTTGTCAGGTCCAGAACAG GTTTCTTGGAACAGGGTCTCCTCGTCAAGGACTCCAAAAAGCTGATAAACAATTACAGGACAATCCCACAGTTCAAATACGACATGATCTCCATGATCCCCACAGATTTCTTTATGCTAAAAGTGGGATTCAACAACCCTGAACTTCGCTTCAACCGTCTCTTCAAAATGGCTCGTCTCTTCGAGTTCTTCGACCGCACGGAAACCCGAACAAACTACCCCAACATTTTCCGCATCAGCAACCTCGTGCTATACATCCTCGTCATCATCCACTGGAATGCTTGCATCTTCTTTGCCATTTCCAAAACCATCGGCTTTGGGACCGACACCTGGGTGTATCCCAACATCAGCCACCCCGAATATGGACGCCTGGCCAGAAAATACATCTACTGTTTGTACTGGTCCACTCTCACCCTCACCACCATCGGAGAAACGCCGCCTCCAGTCAGAGACATCGAGTACCTATTTGTAGTCATGGACTTCCTTATCGGCGTGCTGATTTTCGCTACCATTGTCGGTAATGTCGGCGCCATGATCTCCAACATGAACGCATCCCGTGCTGAATTCCAAGCCAAGATTGACTCCATTAAGCAGTACATGCAGTTTCGTAAGGTCAGCAAAGACCTGGAGGCCAGAGTCATCAAATGGTTTGACTACCTCTGGACAGAAAAGAAGACCTGCGATGAGAAGGAGGTCTTGAAGAATCTTCCAGACAAGCTCAAAGCTGAGATCGCCATTAACGTCCATCTGGACACCCTGAAGAAGGTGCGAATCTTCCAAGATTGCGAAGCCGGACTTCTGATTGAGTTGGTGTTGAAGCTGCAACCTCAAGTCTTCAGTCCTGGAgattatatatgtaaaaaagGCGACATCGGTCGAGAAATGTACATCATTAAAGAAGGAAAACTCGCTGTTGTGGCTGatgatggcatcacacagttTGTTGTCCTCAGCGATGGCGCTTATTTTGGAGAAATCAGCATCCTTGGGATCAAAGGCAGTAAAGCTGGAAACAGAAGAACGGCAAATATTCGTAGCGTCGGCTACTCTGACCTTTTTGCTCTCTCAAAAGACGACCTGGTGGAAGCGCTTACTGAGTATCCCGATGCCAAAAAAGCCCTGGAGGAGAAAGGAAAGGCCATTTTAAGAAAGGATAATCTTCTGGACGAAGCGGTGGCGGCTGCAGGAGCTGATCCTAAAGATCTGGAGGAGAAGATTCACCGCCTCGAGGGAAACCTTGACATTATGACTGGCAAATTCGCCAAGCTGATGGCAGAGTACACGTCCTACCAGGGCAAGATCAAGCAGAGGATCACCAACATGGAGAATAAAGTGAAAACGCTGCGGCCCGAAGACCTGTCTGAGGTGATCGAGGACAAAAAGGAAGAGGAGAAGAAGACAAAATAG